In the Leptospira sp. WS4.C2 genome, one interval contains:
- the uvrC gene encoding excinuclease ABC subunit UvrC, whose translation MKDSLVLKTIQEKIKNLGSLPGCYLWKNEEGQVIYVGKALKLQSRVRSYLNPNQKDRKTRALYVELFDLDWIATSTEKEALLLEATLIKKHNPKFNVRLKDDKKYPFLCVSTGEDYPMVFLTRKIKDNGDRYFGPFTDVKAARDTLELIHRIFPIRKTKLKLPLAKPQRPCLNFHMGRCLGPCQGNVTKETYSELVDEILNFLEGKKERLVSGLKSAMVQASEKMEYERAGFLKTRIEKIIQVREKQTVVSMDGGDEDILGISKRDDEGQMIILEVRGGRLEGKKTFPLTGLSFSDDEEVFTSFLRDYYLNATLLPSIVFLPPSAKGNYDVFVEAITEKFGTSIKLKFPEMGPKKSLLRLAEKNADLSLTERILATKLRDQSVAMKELQDKLNLPVLPRTIECYDISHFQGSSPVASGVMFVDGKPYKAGYRHYKMRGYEGINDPGMIHEVIARRLSHLVNEEEPLPDLIVIDGGLTQLSRAAEAANALELGHIPMVGLAKKREEIYFPGEKHPYSFDIHSPMMRLLRNLRDEAHRFGVTFQRVQRKKKALKTILDDMEDIGASRRKSILSYFQSKKKVTDATKEELMEVPGIGPVLAEKIYAGVQKLKKIEP comes from the coding sequence ATGAAAGACTCACTTGTTCTAAAAACCATCCAAGAAAAGATTAAAAACTTAGGAAGCCTTCCTGGTTGTTATCTCTGGAAAAATGAGGAAGGACAAGTTATCTATGTAGGTAAGGCACTCAAGTTACAGTCACGGGTCAGATCCTATTTAAATCCTAACCAAAAGGACAGAAAAACAAGGGCACTTTATGTGGAATTATTCGACTTAGATTGGATTGCCACAAGTACAGAAAAGGAAGCCTTACTCCTTGAAGCCACTCTCATCAAAAAACACAATCCAAAGTTTAACGTTAGGCTAAAGGATGACAAAAAATATCCCTTTCTTTGTGTCTCGACAGGTGAAGACTACCCCATGGTATTTTTGACAAGAAAAATCAAAGACAATGGAGATCGTTATTTTGGCCCCTTTACCGATGTCAAAGCGGCCCGCGATACTTTAGAATTGATTCATAGAATCTTTCCAATTCGTAAAACCAAACTCAAACTCCCGCTGGCAAAACCTCAAAGGCCTTGTCTTAACTTTCATATGGGGCGTTGCCTTGGGCCTTGCCAGGGAAATGTTACCAAAGAAACCTACTCCGAGTTAGTGGATGAAATTTTGAATTTTCTCGAAGGAAAAAAAGAACGTTTGGTTTCTGGTTTGAAGTCCGCTATGGTTCAGGCATCCGAAAAAATGGAATATGAAAGGGCTGGATTTCTAAAAACCAGAATTGAAAAAATCATCCAAGTTAGGGAAAAACAAACTGTCGTTAGTATGGATGGTGGGGATGAAGACATCCTCGGGATTAGTAAACGTGACGATGAGGGACAAATGATCATCCTGGAAGTAAGAGGGGGGCGACTCGAAGGAAAAAAAACTTTCCCACTCACTGGACTTTCCTTTTCAGATGATGAAGAAGTATTTACTTCCTTTCTTCGCGATTATTATTTGAATGCCACTCTCCTTCCGAGTATTGTTTTTTTACCTCCTTCGGCCAAAGGGAATTATGATGTCTTTGTCGAAGCCATCACAGAAAAATTTGGAACCTCCATTAAACTAAAATTTCCAGAAATGGGACCAAAGAAGTCACTCCTTCGTTTAGCGGAAAAAAATGCAGATTTAAGTTTAACGGAAAGAATTCTGGCCACAAAACTTCGAGACCAATCGGTGGCGATGAAGGAACTCCAAGACAAATTGAATTTGCCGGTTTTACCACGAACCATTGAGTGTTATGATATCTCTCACTTCCAAGGTTCTTCTCCTGTGGCCAGTGGAGTGATGTTTGTGGATGGTAAACCGTATAAGGCCGGTTATAGGCATTATAAAATGCGTGGGTATGAGGGAATCAACGATCCAGGGATGATCCATGAAGTGATTGCAAGAAGACTCAGTCATTTAGTAAACGAAGAAGAACCATTGCCTGATCTCATTGTGATTGATGGGGGACTCACTCAGTTATCGCGAGCGGCAGAAGCTGCCAATGCTTTGGAGCTTGGCCACATTCCCATGGTGGGTCTTGCTAAAAAAAGAGAGGAAATTTATTTTCCAGGAGAAAAACATCCTTATAGTTTTGATATCCATTCTCCTATGATGCGGCTCCTTCGGAATTTGCGAGATGAGGCTCATCGTTTTGGTGTTACCTTCCAACGTGTCCAAAGGAAGAAAAAAGCCTTAAAAACTATCTTAGATGATATGGAAGACATTGGAGCCAGCAGACGAAAAAGTATCCTTTCCTATTTCCAATCTAAAAAAAAGGTAACAGATGCGACGAAAGAAGAGTTAATGGAAGTTCCAGGCATAGGTCCTGTGCTTGCAGAAAAAATCTACGCTGGCGTCCAAAAACTGAAAAAAATAGAACCATAA
- a CDS encoding methyl-accepting chemotaxis protein, with translation MIKFIIFGLEGFNYGIGFPTLLAYIYFFTEWSGEEFQIILISASISAFLIIIYAVSFYWIRFSSISKIGKPECTKRDQVKAYFWLDHLAKVAMLDVIIRYAIGFLVVLGSLYFYLHSKNFVLMSEMAIGLFLTLAFTVIFQSIFIDYVENKFNIKGILLSIRIDHNKRINTRKLSRNLGFQTVLSFFAAILVLFIVNYRMNFKQELDLVHSSMEQAAMDSETLMRVTLVDFRDRLTLSIFAENKLKDQIIRKDLQGIRGVLNEIQLKSTNHAVEALFYYKPEEGIFVSTNEYDRSKTGSIFFIEDVELARQGPLRHTSIRSRISGDIVSPYTLPVYQNDQFLGYVGGFLNIGKLSSFILGNIKIGTSGRVGFFDGDGTIVYYTNKKEIGNNAKAKLVFDIPFQKQDALGFADSTEDGTLKRIFYVKNPEFNYIIYCIFENAELYEKTLTSLFTTLGISIIVVLLIGIVTVLVIESKLQPLERIKVRISEMVKGNLQSDFYDSSRDEIGSMANAMFDFQTKLRQIVNQTQTVSNELTNTSSDIYESMLSLSDAAQNQAASSEEISASVEEITAGIESVAQRTETQSFTLASLMKKMTELNGAVSEIDKKFQIADVRVEEITNDAKLGEKSLGEMKLSMDKIYQSSSEMTNVVEIIHNISEQINLLALNAAIEAARAGASGRGFAVVADEISKLADKTAKSIDDIEELIKQNEGEIQQGQEKIDQSIVILSETISGVNSINQMTKEIRSVVRKQIETNEEVNEGVTQIRELSEMIKEATDEQKMAMLEISRSMSEINNHAQTTAMSSEGTKSSSQTMNQLSESLRREINYFHV, from the coding sequence ATGATCAAATTTATAATTTTTGGTCTAGAAGGTTTTAATTATGGAATCGGCTTTCCCACTCTACTTGCCTATATTTACTTTTTTACAGAATGGTCGGGAGAAGAATTTCAAATTATTCTAATTTCGGCATCCATTTCTGCATTTTTAATCATAATTTACGCTGTTTCTTTCTATTGGATCAGGTTTTCCTCCATTAGTAAGATTGGCAAACCAGAATGCACCAAACGAGACCAAGTAAAGGCTTACTTCTGGTTAGACCATTTGGCAAAGGTTGCTATGTTGGATGTCATCATTCGCTACGCAATTGGTTTTCTAGTTGTTCTGGGGTCTTTATATTTTTACCTTCATTCCAAAAACTTTGTCCTTATGAGTGAAATGGCAATTGGTCTTTTTCTCACACTTGCCTTTACGGTCATCTTCCAATCCATTTTTATTGACTATGTAGAAAACAAATTCAATATCAAAGGAATCCTTCTCTCCATCCGCATCGATCATAACAAAAGAATCAATACAAGGAAACTTTCCAGAAATTTGGGATTCCAAACAGTACTTTCCTTTTTTGCAGCAATTCTTGTTTTATTTATTGTAAACTACCGAATGAATTTCAAACAAGAGTTGGACTTAGTCCATTCCAGTATGGAGCAAGCAGCGATGGATTCGGAAACTCTAATGCGAGTCACTCTCGTTGATTTCCGAGATAGACTCACCCTTTCTATATTTGCAGAAAACAAACTAAAAGACCAAATCATTCGCAAAGACTTACAAGGAATTCGTGGGGTCTTAAATGAAATCCAATTAAAAAGTACAAACCATGCTGTGGAAGCTCTCTTTTATTACAAACCAGAAGAAGGTATTTTTGTATCCACAAATGAATACGATCGTTCCAAAACAGGTTCCATATTTTTTATAGAAGATGTGGAACTGGCAAGACAAGGACCCCTTCGACATACAAGCATTCGTTCACGTATTTCAGGAGATATTGTCTCCCCTTATACACTGCCTGTGTATCAAAATGATCAGTTTTTAGGTTATGTAGGTGGATTTTTAAATATAGGAAAACTATCTAGTTTTATTTTAGGAAATATTAAAATTGGAACCTCAGGGCGTGTGGGATTTTTTGATGGTGATGGAACCATAGTTTACTACACCAACAAAAAAGAAATTGGCAATAACGCCAAAGCAAAGTTAGTTTTCGATATTCCCTTTCAAAAACAAGATGCCCTGGGTTTTGCCGATTCCACTGAAGATGGAACCTTAAAAAGAATTTTCTATGTTAAAAATCCTGAGTTCAATTATATCATCTATTGTATTTTCGAAAATGCAGAGTTGTATGAAAAAACACTAACAAGTCTTTTTACTACTCTCGGAATTTCTATTATTGTTGTATTACTCATTGGAATTGTTACAGTTCTTGTGATCGAATCCAAACTGCAGCCCTTAGAGAGAATCAAAGTTAGAATTTCAGAAATGGTCAAAGGCAATTTACAATCTGATTTTTATGACTCTAGCCGAGATGAAATTGGAAGTATGGCAAACGCAATGTTTGATTTCCAAACCAAGTTACGCCAAATTGTAAACCAAACACAAACTGTTTCCAATGAACTCACAAACACAAGTTCAGATATTTATGAGTCTATGTTATCCCTATCTGATGCCGCCCAAAACCAAGCAGCAAGTAGTGAAGAAATATCTGCATCTGTTGAGGAAATTACAGCGGGAATTGAAAGTGTCGCCCAGAGAACAGAAACCCAATCCTTTACCTTGGCTTCACTGATGAAAAAAATGACAGAACTCAACGGGGCTGTTTCCGAAATTGACAAAAAGTTTCAAATTGCCGACGTGAGAGTGGAAGAGATCACAAACGATGCCAAGTTAGGTGAGAAGTCTCTAGGAGAGATGAAACTTTCCATGGATAAAATTTACCAATCTTCCTCAGAGATGACCAATGTTGTTGAAATCATTCACAATATCTCCGAACAAATCAATTTACTGGCACTAAATGCCGCCATCGAAGCCGCAAGAGCTGGGGCCAGCGGAAGAGGATTTGCTGTGGTTGCCGATGAAATTTCCAAACTCGCAGATAAAACAGCAAAATCAATTGATGATATTGAAGAACTCATCAAACAGAACGAAGGTGAGATCCAACAAGGCCAGGAGAAAATTGATCAGTCCATAGTGATTTTAAGTGAAACCATTTCTGGAGTTAACTCCATCAATCAAATGACAAAAGAGATTCGTTCTGTCGTGAGAAAACAAATTGAAACCAACGAGGAAGTCAACGAAGGTGTCACTCAAATTCGTGAACTCTCTGAAATGATCAAGGAAGCCACCGACGAACAAAAAATGGCAATGCTCGAAATTTCCAGATCCATGTCCGAAATCAATAACCATGCGCAAACCACAGCCATGTCCAGTGAAGGAACCAAATCCAGTTCTCAAACCATGAACCAATTATCTGAAAGCCTAAGAAGAGAGATTAACTATTTCCATGTCTAA
- the lepB gene encoding signal peptidase I translates to MSKSKNKVPFKTRLYAFLVPLFVGLVSAILVKYYVITPVHIPNQFMEPTLKNGSTAYFNRLFRSKHLGVGDVVLVRSPLDPKSVLIARIVGKPGDSIYVQKRMVFRNGVLLDPTSFPESASNDIPLIPQGKTESDDMPKLTVPEKSFFLLADNRELGVDSRTLGVIQESHVIATLW, encoded by the coding sequence ATGTCTAAATCGAAAAACAAAGTTCCATTCAAAACCAGGTTATACGCATTTCTCGTCCCCCTATTTGTAGGACTTGTTTCTGCGATTTTAGTCAAATACTACGTCATCACTCCCGTACATATCCCAAACCAGTTTATGGAACCCACTTTAAAAAATGGATCCACAGCTTACTTCAATCGTTTGTTTCGATCCAAACATTTAGGAGTTGGTGATGTTGTTTTGGTTCGTTCACCTCTCGATCCCAAGTCGGTTTTGATTGCAAGAATTGTTGGAAAACCAGGAGACAGTATCTATGTACAAAAGCGGATGGTCTTTCGTAATGGTGTCCTTCTTGATCCAACAAGTTTTCCTGAATCCGCATCGAATGACATCCCTCTCATCCCCCAAGGAAAAACTGAATCTGATGATATGCCAAAACTGACGGTTCCCGAAAAATCGTTTTTCCTACTAGCTGACAATAGAGAACTGGGAGTGGATTCTAGAACCTTAGGTGTGATCCAAGAAAGCCATGTAATCGCTACCTTATGGTAA
- a CDS encoding DUF2157 domain-containing protein: MVKKSLEDWIHFFESTLLLMGTALFLSGFFFLVASNWNLLDRFVKLGLVGFLILLAYFITIFFRKKSLYFEIGLTLIFFLTGSALLVFGQIYQTGADVYDLFLGWAVFTLLLIPVSRSGVVAGLWMILSSATVFLYSEQVEGNGSYVLFSVTSLLFGGTIIVFDWFQTNRFSPNTKSFLSGLGLFLSLGFLHLVNLNLFRNHKEIESAHSYLFYQILLPLVFYSVFYSYYRWFRFRLMNLSFILLFGLSQVILKSADIFQIWAYSSGVSFLQFGLFITIYTIWAVSHLQNLRKSKSIEEGN; the protein is encoded by the coding sequence ATGGTAAAAAAGAGTTTAGAAGATTGGATTCATTTTTTTGAATCCACTTTATTACTCATGGGCACCGCCCTTTTCCTTTCTGGATTTTTTTTCCTAGTTGCCTCTAACTGGAACCTTCTTGATCGATTTGTGAAACTGGGACTCGTTGGATTTCTAATCCTTCTCGCCTATTTTATTACCATCTTCTTTCGGAAGAAATCCCTTTACTTTGAAATTGGCCTCACGCTTATTTTTTTTCTCACTGGATCTGCACTTCTAGTCTTTGGTCAAATTTACCAAACAGGGGCGGATGTTTATGATCTTTTTTTGGGTTGGGCGGTATTCACCCTTCTCTTAATACCAGTTTCCCGTTCAGGAGTGGTGGCTGGTCTTTGGATGATACTTAGTTCTGCTACAGTTTTTTTGTATTCCGAGCAGGTAGAAGGGAATGGATCTTATGTTTTATTTAGCGTCACCTCACTTCTCTTTGGTGGGACTATAATCGTTTTTGATTGGTTCCAAACCAATCGATTTTCACCGAATACTAAATCGTTTCTTTCTGGTCTTGGGCTTTTCCTGTCTTTAGGTTTTCTTCATTTGGTAAACTTAAATTTATTTAGGAATCATAAGGAAATTGAATCTGCGCATTCTTATTTATTTTATCAAATTTTACTACCTCTCGTTTTTTATAGCGTTTTTTATTCCTATTATCGATGGTTTCGATTTCGATTGATGAACCTAAGTTTTATTTTACTCTTTGGACTCAGTCAAGTGATCCTAAAATCTGCTGATATCTTCCAAATTTGGGCCTATAGTTCTGGTGTCAGTTTTCTACAGTTTGGACTTTTCATCACAATTTATACGATTTGGGCGGTTTCGCATTTACAAAACCTACGAAAGTCAAAATCCATCGAAGAAGGTAACTGA
- a CDS encoding DUF4401 domain-containing protein, with protein sequence MKSPWYIELLSFFGSLLAGGFFLLCLVVLGLLNNKQLDFFLGLLVMISVSVLSILTRGTKKQSYGSVFFSFLYQGFFLFLFGLYDIFKPEDTSILWIILTSQLTFFFLFSNPIQRFLSPILFFVFSGVLLYEYKILFLIPILTTACLFLVYHYTFPKSLPENLESLPYSLSISLLCLAGFSFVPELKQSPQIAEFQSFVFFFVGSVLLYKELSVKTNALTFGSLILIFGLIFFPTLETPGIIASFFLLLIGFARGIPFLSYLAWVSLTLFYFAFYYDLDTTLLEKSKFMLGSSLLFFAAFVCLRFSPLVKKR encoded by the coding sequence ATGAAATCTCCTTGGTACATTGAACTTTTAAGTTTTTTTGGATCCCTACTTGCAGGAGGATTTTTTTTACTCTGTTTGGTTGTCCTTGGCCTATTGAACAACAAACAACTAGATTTTTTTCTGGGTCTTTTGGTGATGATTTCGGTTTCCGTACTATCGATTCTCACAAGGGGAACAAAAAAACAAAGTTATGGATCCGTCTTTTTTTCTTTTTTATACCAAGGATTTTTTTTATTTCTCTTTGGTTTGTATGATATTTTTAAGCCCGAAGATACCTCTATTCTCTGGATCATTCTAACTTCCCAACTTACTTTCTTTTTCTTATTTTCCAACCCCATCCAAAGGTTTTTATCTCCCATTCTGTTTTTTGTATTTTCAGGAGTTTTACTTTATGAATATAAAATTCTATTCCTCATTCCTATTCTAACAACTGCTTGTTTGTTTTTAGTATACCATTATACTTTTCCTAAAAGTTTACCTGAGAACTTGGAAAGCCTACCTTACTCTCTCAGTATTTCGCTTTTGTGTTTGGCCGGTTTTTCTTTTGTCCCAGAATTAAAACAAAGTCCGCAAATTGCAGAGTTTCAGTCTTTCGTTTTCTTTTTTGTTGGAAGTGTTCTACTCTACAAAGAACTGAGCGTTAAAACCAATGCCCTCACTTTCGGATCTTTGATTCTTATTTTTGGCCTTATTTTTTTTCCCACACTCGAAACTCCTGGAATCATTGCTTCTTTTTTCCTACTCCTCATAGGGTTTGCGAGAGGGATTCCTTTTCTTTCTTATTTGGCCTGGGTTTCTCTTACTCTGTTTTACTTTGCTTTTTATTACGACCTAGATACCACTCTTTTGGAAAAATCCAAATTCATGTTAGGTTCCTCTCTTCTATTTTTTGCAGCTTTCGTTTGTTTACGTTTTTCTCCTCTGGTTAAAAAAAGATGA
- a CDS encoding GDYXXLXY domain-containing protein, translating to MKEKIVLLLITNLLLLSGFLTQAVVKKETIRKEGRLVFLPLLPRDPRSLFQGDYMVLNYDWSFLGSEENAEAPKRGCLVFRIQEDVFLPVRLQVSFTDLKPSEFCLQYYRSDYDLKIGAESFFFQEGDSVRYTDAKYAGIRFLEGNQNGDKLLVGLYDKDKRLLGPK from the coding sequence ATGAAAGAGAAAATAGTCCTCCTTCTCATAACCAACTTACTCTTGTTATCTGGATTTCTCACCCAGGCTGTCGTAAAAAAAGAGACAATCCGTAAAGAGGGTCGATTGGTTTTTCTACCCCTCCTCCCTCGAGACCCGAGGTCCTTATTCCAGGGGGACTATATGGTTCTTAATTATGACTGGAGTTTTTTGGGAAGTGAAGAAAATGCAGAGGCACCAAAACGAGGATGTCTAGTCTTTCGGATCCAAGAAGATGTGTTCCTCCCGGTTCGGTTGCAAGTCTCTTTTACTGATCTCAAACCTTCCGAATTTTGTTTGCAATACTACCGAAGTGATTATGATCTAAAAATCGGAGCCGAGTCCTTTTTTTTCCAAGAGGGAGACTCTGTCCGATACACTGACGCCAAGTATGCCGGGATCCGTTTTCTAGAAGGAAATCAAAATGGAGATAAACTTTTAGTTGGATTGTATGACAAAGACAAACGTTTGTTAGGACCTAAGTAA
- a CDS encoding ATP-binding protein has protein sequence MTVKGLKGELNRARTEQKILAQVSSHPAIRSGDILSLSTLITKSVAHLLEIERVGIWLFNESKNELQNVDTYFLSKETHECGGILKEIEFREEFQYLVTEKYVDASDPYTDPRTKGFIQSYLKPNNITSMLDGVIRIGEELIGTICFEHVGKTHSWTEDEIIFSSQLGDQIALTVSNLRKNEINEKLKAREKELSELNESLEHQVQERTKKLQNSNSELEVTIASLKKAQDQLILSEKMASLGQLVAGIAHEINNPIAAIHASTQTLKEALFESDLSLFQKELRELIPSFQKQKLFLSCLEVLKSRLEMVSGKERMRRRKEIETWLSSKKIPQAYAYNLIDSGFDLNILEEFEILFQDSDVFAIISLLAEEITVFQSLSIMQLAVERASKMTFALKNFARFELSSNPVKINLLENIETVITLYQNQFKKNVTLIREYDPVPILEGYPEELLHLWTNLIYNGLQAMVFQGEMKIRTEAARDKVRVTVEDNGPGIPEEIKDRIFEPFFTTKSSGEGSGLGLDICRKIVERHNGNIHFISKPGKTQFFVDLPLLLRS, from the coding sequence ATGACTGTCAAAGGCTTAAAAGGCGAGTTAAACCGAGCGCGGACCGAACAAAAGATTTTGGCCCAGGTCTCATCTCATCCAGCGATTCGTTCTGGAGATATTCTTTCGCTTTCGACTCTCATCACAAAATCTGTGGCTCATCTTTTAGAGATAGAACGAGTCGGTATTTGGCTTTTTAATGAATCAAAAAACGAACTCCAGAATGTTGACACTTATTTTTTATCGAAAGAGACTCATGAATGCGGTGGTATTTTAAAGGAAATTGAGTTTCGAGAAGAATTTCAATATTTAGTCACTGAAAAATATGTTGATGCAAGTGACCCATACACAGACCCGAGGACGAAAGGATTTATCCAATCTTATCTAAAGCCAAACAACATTACTTCCATGTTAGATGGTGTAATTCGAATCGGAGAAGAATTAATTGGAACTATATGTTTTGAACATGTAGGGAAAACTCATTCCTGGACTGAAGACGAAATTATTTTTTCTAGTCAATTAGGGGACCAAATTGCTCTTACGGTAAGTAACTTACGGAAAAATGAAATTAATGAAAAATTAAAAGCCCGCGAAAAAGAATTAAGCGAACTGAACGAAAGTTTGGAACACCAGGTGCAGGAGAGGACAAAAAAATTACAAAATTCAAATTCAGAATTGGAAGTAACAATCGCGAGTTTAAAAAAGGCACAGGATCAATTGATTTTGTCTGAAAAGATGGCAAGCCTTGGACAATTGGTCGCTGGAATAGCACATGAAATCAACAATCCCATTGCGGCAATTCATGCCTCCACGCAAACACTAAAAGAAGCCCTTTTCGAATCTGATTTATCTTTGTTTCAAAAAGAACTTCGAGAACTCATTCCATCTTTTCAAAAACAGAAATTGTTCCTTAGTTGTTTGGAAGTATTGAAATCCAGATTAGAAATGGTATCAGGAAAAGAAAGAATGAGGCGAAGGAAGGAAATTGAAACTTGGTTATCATCTAAAAAGATACCGCAAGCTTATGCATATAACTTAATTGATTCCGGCTTCGATTTGAACATATTAGAAGAATTTGAGATTTTATTTCAAGATTCTGATGTATTTGCCATAATCTCCTTGTTAGCCGAAGAGATTACAGTTTTTCAATCATTAAGTATAATGCAATTAGCTGTAGAACGTGCAAGTAAAATGACCTTTGCATTAAAGAATTTTGCTCGTTTTGAATTATCGTCAAACCCAGTAAAAATCAACCTACTGGAAAATATCGAAACAGTAATCACACTTTACCAAAACCAATTCAAAAAGAATGTAACTCTTATCCGCGAATACGATCCAGTGCCTATATTGGAAGGTTATCCAGAAGAATTATTACATCTTTGGACAAACCTAATTTACAATGGGTTGCAAGCTATGGTTTTTCAGGGAGAAATGAAGATACGCACAGAGGCTGCCAGAGATAAGGTTCGAGTGACTGTGGAAGACAATGGCCCCGGCATTCCAGAAGAAATCAAAGATCGGATTTTTGAGCCATTTTTTACTACTAAATCTTCCGGAGAAGGTAGTGGCTTAGGACTTGATATTTGCCGAAAAATTGTAGAAAGACATAATGGAAATATACATTTCATTTCTAAACCGGGGAAAACACAATTTTTTGTTGATCTTCCTTTATTACTTAGGTCCTAA
- the gap gene encoding type I glyceraldehyde-3-phosphate dehydrogenase: protein MVKIAINGFGRIGRLVLRSGIKDPNLEFVAINDLVTPDNLSYLFKYDSTHGRFDGEVSHTDNEIIIDGKKVKTFSERDPEKLPWKELGVDFVIESTGLFTDRVGAEKHIKAGAKKVVISAPAKDKDIPTFVMGVNHEKYDSAKDNVVSNASCTTNCLAPITKVVLDNFGIVEGLMTTIHAMTATQPTVDGPSKKDFRGGRGAAQNIIPASTGAAKAVGLCIPEVNGKLTGMSFRVPTPDVSVVDLTVRTEKPTSLAEIKKKMKEASEGSMKGILGYTEDMVVSNDFLGDIRSSIFDADACIELSSTFFKLVSWYDNEMGYSNRVLDLVRYMAKKG from the coding sequence ATGGTAAAAATCGCAATCAATGGTTTTGGTCGCATTGGACGACTGGTGCTTCGTTCAGGAATCAAAGATCCCAATTTAGAATTCGTTGCAATCAACGATTTAGTCACACCGGACAACCTTTCTTATCTTTTCAAATATGACTCCACCCATGGTCGTTTTGACGGTGAAGTTTCTCACACAGACAACGAAATCATTATCGATGGCAAAAAAGTAAAAACCTTCTCGGAAAGAGACCCTGAAAAACTTCCGTGGAAAGAACTCGGAGTGGACTTTGTAATCGAATCGACTGGTCTTTTTACTGACCGAGTGGGTGCTGAAAAACACATCAAAGCCGGTGCCAAAAAAGTGGTCATCTCTGCTCCCGCAAAAGACAAAGACATCCCTACTTTTGTAATGGGTGTGAACCATGAAAAATACGATTCTGCAAAAGACAATGTAGTATCGAATGCCTCTTGTACTACAAACTGCCTGGCTCCGATCACAAAAGTGGTTCTCGATAACTTTGGAATCGTAGAAGGCCTAATGACTACCATCCATGCGATGACAGCAACCCAACCGACCGTTGACGGACCTTCTAAAAAAGACTTCCGTGGTGGTAGAGGAGCAGCCCAAAACATCATCCCAGCATCGACTGGTGCTGCCAAAGCAGTAGGACTTTGTATCCCTGAAGTGAACGGAAAACTCACTGGTATGAGTTTCCGAGTTCCGACTCCAGACGTATCGGTTGTGGACTTAACGGTTCGCACAGAAAAACCAACTAGCTTAGCGGAAATCAAAAAGAAGATGAAAGAAGCAAGCGAAGGTTCTATGAAAGGAATCCTTGGTTATACAGAAGATATGGTGGTTTCGAACGACTTCCTTGGAGACATTCGTTCTTCTATTTTTGATGCAGATGCTTGTATTGAACTTAGTTCTACTTTCTTCAAACTTGTTTCGTGGTATGACAATGAAATGGGATACTCGAACCGAGTTTTAGACCTCGTACGTTACATGGCAAAAAAAGGCTAA